A part of Gemmatimonas groenlandica genomic DNA contains:
- a CDS encoding DEAD/DEAH box helicase, with product MRTPRDRYLPPDRDAFVAAKPPTGRVIVIAPTRAACETIELAVGLHLDTFLERTRGDDLRRLASSGQGFGIVAGTGTGKTLAIRPIAETILGTTELKAGVVNREREATPETPSWNVVVITTGIARRWFQDGDIQPTDTLVVDEIHQTSAELELCLALGKRVGCRFIWLSATVDPTFYSRYLESADVLQVSAFDATKAAKVEVERKQPLNFLDDKFLQKVSRSERGVAIFLPTRASVEEAAEWVRLRYPRITAAHYHGGEPIRVIRPFLEGVVPKPFFLAMTAAGQSALNVPGLDTVIIDDTRFTNVIDRGRNVLTRVHLGSNEILQMAGRVHGRVENGRVYILSDRDIRFESLKPTAPDFQLAGDSERVALTCADLGVQADALDLPVPLDRVAYRKAIAHLESRGLIENGRLTTYGKAVEALPVDRAWGELIVNGDDELLPMLAVMSGIDSLHRMTREGRDLEGLVVRGSDHLTAYNVYADGFRAAGYIGEVYGLSRHMFDAERIAQWAEQRGVLVKSLEDAALAMASVYRSVGMPLPTTLPLVRPDVQRRFGDLLARFMPFDLVIEEQTPEGHEARVSKTSVCGSWGAVAGPLRYFADRFGVPRASIEGTQLSIELIKQYAQRHLPELALDPDRKQSPVLLRRRLTYFGFELARESEGLDEFPPEHAQAARHLLAEAAARNELRHASARRNQPVVEEIREVWRRLGGITPRLGQAELTAWYEQQMGAATNWETIRNTPMLIDRRDFVSHEQVAEARAMPGAVEIRDRTVPMDYDVEEHDGRLVPVVRLRVPEKLARTMVQEEVPSLDRPVRFVVPRGQRGSVRADTLDDLQHKLDLPFTDDERTRTTEQKVERKGHDRGRGGDRGGARGGERGGERGGERGGGKNGPGGHRHPGKGRRRR from the coding sequence GTGCGCACTCCACGTGATCGTTACCTACCCCCCGACCGCGACGCCTTTGTCGCGGCGAAGCCGCCGACCGGGCGCGTCATCGTCATCGCGCCGACGCGTGCGGCCTGTGAGACGATCGAGCTCGCAGTCGGCCTGCACCTCGACACCTTTCTCGAACGCACGCGAGGGGACGACCTGCGACGCCTCGCGTCGAGCGGCCAAGGCTTTGGCATTGTTGCGGGCACGGGCACGGGTAAGACACTGGCGATTCGTCCCATCGCTGAAACGATTCTTGGTACGACCGAGCTGAAAGCAGGCGTCGTGAATCGCGAACGGGAAGCGACACCGGAAACGCCGTCGTGGAATGTGGTGGTCATCACGACCGGCATCGCGCGCCGGTGGTTTCAGGACGGCGATATCCAGCCCACCGACACGCTGGTGGTCGACGAGATCCACCAGACCAGTGCGGAGCTCGAGCTGTGTCTCGCGCTCGGCAAGCGCGTGGGATGTCGATTCATCTGGTTGTCGGCGACAGTCGACCCCACGTTCTACTCGCGCTATCTCGAGAGCGCGGATGTGTTGCAGGTCTCGGCATTCGATGCCACGAAGGCCGCCAAGGTCGAAGTGGAACGGAAGCAGCCGCTGAATTTTCTCGACGACAAGTTCCTGCAGAAGGTGTCCCGCTCGGAGCGGGGCGTGGCGATCTTCCTGCCCACCCGCGCGTCGGTCGAAGAGGCGGCGGAGTGGGTTCGCCTGCGCTATCCACGCATTACGGCCGCGCACTATCACGGCGGCGAACCGATTCGTGTCATCCGTCCGTTTCTCGAGGGCGTGGTGCCGAAGCCGTTCTTCCTCGCGATGACGGCGGCCGGTCAGAGCGCGTTGAATGTGCCGGGGCTCGACACCGTGATCATCGACGACACGCGCTTCACCAACGTGATCGACCGCGGACGCAACGTGCTCACGCGCGTGCACCTGGGATCGAATGAGATCCTGCAGATGGCCGGACGCGTGCATGGCCGCGTTGAGAATGGCCGTGTGTACATTCTGAGCGATCGCGATATCCGCTTCGAGTCGCTCAAGCCCACGGCGCCCGACTTTCAGTTGGCGGGAGACTCCGAGCGCGTGGCGCTCACCTGCGCCGACCTTGGCGTCCAGGCGGACGCCCTCGACCTGCCGGTACCGCTCGATCGCGTGGCGTACCGCAAGGCGATTGCGCATCTCGAGTCGCGAGGACTGATCGAGAACGGACGGCTGACCACGTACGGCAAGGCCGTGGAAGCGTTGCCGGTGGATCGAGCATGGGGAGAGCTCATCGTGAACGGCGATGACGAACTGCTGCCGATGCTGGCGGTGATGAGCGGCATCGACTCGCTGCATCGCATGACGCGCGAAGGGCGCGATCTAGAAGGGTTGGTGGTGCGCGGCAGTGATCATCTCACGGCGTACAACGTCTACGCCGACGGCTTCCGTGCGGCCGGTTACATCGGGGAAGTGTACGGGCTGTCGCGGCACATGTTCGACGCCGAGCGGATCGCGCAGTGGGCCGAGCAGCGCGGGGTGCTCGTGAAGTCGCTGGAAGATGCGGCGCTTGCGATGGCCAGCGTATACCGCTCGGTAGGCATGCCGTTGCCGACCACGTTGCCGCTGGTGCGTCCTGACGTACAGCGACGCTTCGGCGATCTGCTCGCGCGCTTCATGCCGTTCGATCTGGTGATCGAGGAGCAGACACCAGAGGGGCACGAGGCGCGCGTGTCGAAAACGAGCGTGTGCGGCAGCTGGGGTGCCGTGGCAGGCCCGCTGCGCTACTTCGCCGATCGCTTCGGTGTGCCGCGGGCCAGCATCGAAGGCACGCAGCTGTCGATCGAACTGATCAAGCAGTACGCGCAGCGTCATTTGCCGGAGTTGGCCCTCGATCCCGATCGGAAGCAGTCGCCGGTGTTGTTGCGCCGACGGCTCACCTACTTCGGATTCGAACTGGCGCGCGAGAGTGAAGGTCTCGACGAATTTCCGCCGGAGCATGCGCAGGCGGCGCGGCACCTTCTGGCCGAAGCGGCGGCGCGCAATGAATTGCGGCATGCGTCCGCGCGTCGCAATCAGCCGGTGGTCGAGGAAATCCGCGAAGTGTGGCGACGCCTTGGCGGGATCACGCCGCGTCTCGGGCAGGCGGAGCTGACCGCGTGGTACGAGCAGCAGATGGGTGCGGCCACGAACTGGGAGACGATTCGGAACACGCCGATGTTGATCGATCGGCGGGATTTCGTCAGCCACGAACAGGTGGCCGAAGCACGCGCGATGCCGGGTGCGGTCGAGATTCGCGATCGTACGGTGCCGATGGATTACGACGTCGAGGAGCACGACGGACGGCTGGTGCCGGTGGTGAGGCTGCGCGTACCGGAGAAGCTGGCGCGCACGATGGTTCAGGAGGAGGTGCCGTCCCTCGATCGTCCGGTGCGCTTCGTGGTGCCGCGTGGTCAGCGTGGGTCAGTGCGTGCCGACACGCTCGACGACCTCCAGCACAAGCTCGACCTGCCTTTCACCGACGATGAGCGCACCCGTACCACAGAGCAGAAAGTCGAGCGGAAAGGCCACGACCGCGGCCGCGGAGGCGATCGCGGAGGCGCTCGCGGTGGTGAACGCGGTGGTGAACGCGGTGGTGAACGCGGCGGCGGCAAGAACGGACCCGGTGGCCACCGTCACCCGGGGAAGGGGCGGCGGCGGCGCTGA
- a CDS encoding 6-phosphofructokinase has translation MRIAISTGGGDAPGLNAVIRAAVLSARTRGWDVLGIKRGYAGLLGEDEIVPLTEETVRGIANQGGTIIKTTNRGSPFAYPILQPDGTWKNVDRSDELVENARNLGIEAIISIGGDGSLKIASQLAAKGMRVISVPKTIDNDVPGTVTTFGFDTAVNTAMEAIDKLHTTAESHDRVMVLEVMGRDAGFIALHAGVAGTADVILIPEIAWDIEKVCEKIMDRDAAGRRFSIVVVAEGSKPKGGMESIIGASLPGQDRRLGGIAERMGYDIQRITGKETRSMVLGHLQRGGSPTGYDRLLATRFGAAAVQAVADKRWGHMVALQSPHLVTIPIADVLKETKRVDPAHDVVQAARMMGISFGD, from the coding sequence ATGCGGATTGCGATTTCCACCGGCGGCGGCGACGCCCCGGGACTCAACGCCGTCATTCGGGCGGCGGTGCTGTCGGCCCGTACCCGCGGCTGGGACGTGCTTGGCATCAAGCGCGGCTACGCCGGACTCCTTGGCGAGGACGAGATTGTCCCGCTGACGGAAGAGACGGTGCGCGGCATCGCGAATCAGGGCGGCACGATCATCAAGACGACGAATCGCGGCAGCCCGTTCGCGTATCCGATCCTGCAGCCCGATGGGACCTGGAAGAACGTCGATCGCTCCGACGAACTCGTGGAGAATGCCCGCAATCTTGGCATCGAAGCAATTATCTCGATCGGCGGCGACGGCTCGCTGAAGATTGCGTCGCAACTGGCGGCCAAAGGCATGCGCGTGATCAGCGTGCCCAAGACGATCGACAACGATGTCCCCGGCACGGTGACCACGTTCGGCTTCGACACGGCAGTGAATACGGCCATGGAAGCGATCGACAAGCTGCATACCACGGCGGAATCGCACGATCGCGTCATGGTGCTGGAAGTGATGGGGCGCGACGCCGGATTCATCGCGCTGCACGCCGGAGTCGCCGGTACGGCCGATGTGATTCTGATTCCTGAGATCGCGTGGGATATCGAAAAAGTCTGTGAGAAGATCATGGACCGCGACGCGGCCGGACGGCGCTTCAGCATCGTGGTGGTCGCCGAGGGCTCGAAGCCCAAGGGTGGGATGGAGTCGATCATCGGCGCGTCGCTGCCGGGGCAGGATCGTCGCCTCGGCGGAATCGCCGAACGGATGGGCTACGACATTCAGCGCATCACTGGTAAGGAGACCCGCTCCATGGTGCTCGGGCATCTCCAGCGCGGCGGCTCGCCCACGGGCTATGATCGACTGCTGGCGACCCGCTTCGGCGCAGCGGCGGTGCAGGCGGTGGCCGACAAGCGGTGGGGCCACATGGTCGCGCTGCAGTCGCCGCACCTGGTTACGATCCCCATTGCCGACGTGCTCAAGGAAACGAAGCGCGTCGACCCGGCCCACGATGTGGTGCAGGCCGCCCGGATGATGGGCATCTCTTTTGGGGATTAA
- a CDS encoding TetR/AcrR family transcriptional regulator — MSDRRTQILDAAATLISERGFTSTSVDDVIKGAKLSGKSHFYHYFKSKEELGYEVLNRQFERFAERGLAILREPMIDPLERLNLFIDAVVALQSESGGRRGSPFGNLAAELADAHEGFRVRIEAVFERWASQIRSLLWEARPQLQDDVDAVRLSRFIIAALEGAVLMTRVKRDLSVLEGIAEDLKRFIAMHVRDNAAIQVSRHLEYAGSSQHGIAGNMSVPSMAG; from the coding sequence ATGTCAGACCGCCGAACACAAATCCTGGACGCAGCCGCGACGTTGATCTCCGAGCGAGGGTTCACCTCGACCTCGGTCGACGACGTCATCAAAGGCGCGAAACTCAGTGGCAAGAGCCACTTCTATCACTACTTCAAGTCGAAAGAAGAACTCGGCTATGAGGTGTTGAACCGACAGTTCGAGCGATTTGCCGAACGCGGTCTCGCCATTCTTCGCGAGCCGATGATCGACCCGCTCGAACGGCTGAACCTGTTCATCGACGCCGTCGTGGCCCTGCAGTCGGAAAGTGGTGGTCGCCGTGGTTCGCCGTTCGGCAACCTGGCGGCCGAACTTGCCGACGCCCACGAGGGCTTTCGAGTCCGGATCGAGGCCGTCTTTGAACGCTGGGCCAGTCAGATCCGCTCGCTGCTGTGGGAAGCGCGTCCGCAGCTGCAGGACGACGTGGACGCGGTGCGGTTGTCCCGTTTCATCATTGCCGCCCTGGAAGGGGCCGTGTTGATGACGCGAGTGAAACGCGATCTCTCGGTGCTCGAGGGCATTGCCGAGGATCTGAAACGGTTCATCGCGATGCACGTGCGCGACAACGCGGCCATTCAGGTGAGCCGGCATCTCGAGTACGCAGGATCCTCACAGCACGGCATTGCGGGGAACATGTCCGTTCCCTCAATGGCAGGATGA
- a CDS encoding DEAD/DEAH box helicase has product MTAIDPDTLIDDTTFADLGLAQPLLAALSDAGYERPTPIQRDAIPLALKGRDLIGLAQTGTGKTASFTLPMVHRLLGGPRRTRVLVLTPTRELCLQVEESVRKYSKYAPVDVIPVFGGVGYEPQERALRAGVDVVVATPGRLLDHLEKRNVDFSYLETLVLDEADRMLDMGFAPQLNRIVEQVPRYRQTLLFSATMPPEVEALARKYLRKPVVVQVGRRSSAATTVTHAVYPVPRHLKNDLLVHLLTKKAHDSVLVFTRTKSGADRVVQDLEKAGVKAGAMHADKSQRERMAALEDFKSGKLRVLVATDIAQRGLDISGITHVINYDVPQQPEDYVHRIGRTGRAASTGDAYTFMAAEDIGMVRTIERTIGQEIPRVSVPGFDFGT; this is encoded by the coding sequence ATGACTGCAATCGACCCTGACACGCTGATCGACGATACCACGTTCGCCGATCTGGGCCTCGCCCAACCTCTGCTCGCCGCCCTCTCCGATGCCGGCTATGAGCGTCCTACGCCCATTCAGCGCGATGCGATTCCGCTCGCGCTGAAAGGGCGCGATCTGATCGGCCTCGCCCAGACGGGCACCGGCAAGACGGCCAGCTTTACGCTGCCGATGGTGCATCGACTGCTGGGCGGACCGCGGCGGACGCGCGTGCTGGTGCTCACACCCACCCGTGAGCTTTGTCTCCAGGTGGAGGAGAGTGTCCGGAAGTATTCCAAGTACGCGCCGGTGGATGTGATCCCCGTGTTCGGCGGTGTCGGCTACGAGCCGCAGGAACGTGCGTTGCGCGCCGGCGTCGACGTGGTCGTCGCCACGCCCGGACGCTTGCTCGACCATCTCGAGAAACGCAACGTCGACTTCTCGTATCTCGAGACGTTGGTGCTCGACGAAGCGGATCGCATGCTCGACATGGGCTTCGCGCCGCAGCTCAATCGCATCGTCGAACAGGTGCCCCGCTATCGGCAGACGCTCCTGTTCAGCGCAACGATGCCACCCGAGGTCGAGGCGCTCGCGCGCAAGTATCTCCGCAAGCCCGTCGTGGTGCAGGTCGGTCGTCGGTCGTCGGCCGCGACCACGGTGACGCACGCGGTGTACCCGGTGCCGCGTCACCTCAAGAACGACCTGCTCGTGCATCTGCTCACGAAGAAAGCGCATGATTCGGTGCTGGTCTTCACGCGCACGAAGAGTGGCGCCGATCGTGTGGTGCAAGATCTCGAGAAAGCGGGTGTGAAGGCGGGCGCCATGCATGCCGACAAGTCGCAGCGCGAGCGCATGGCCGCGCTCGAAGACTTCAAGTCGGGCAAGCTGCGGGTGCTCGTGGCCACCGATATTGCGCAGCGTGGCCTCGATATCTCGGGCATCACGCACGTGATCAACTACGACGTGCCGCAGCAACCGGAAGATTACGTGCACCGGATCGGCCGGACGGGCCGCGCCGCCAGCACCGGCGATGCGTACACGTTCATGGCGGCCGAAGATATCGGCATGGTGCGCACGATCGAGCGCACGATCGGCCAGGAGATTCCGCGCGTGAGCGTGCCGGGGTTCGACTTCGGCACCTGA
- a CDS encoding DNA-3-methyladenine glycosylase I — MSIPVRCTWPVKPLDVAYHDDEWGVPVHDDRTLFEFITLEGAQAGLSWSTVLAKREHYREAFAQWDVDAIAAFGPDRVDTLMQNAGLVRHRQKLVSTVGNARAFLGVQEAFGSFDAYLWRFVDGTPVDHRLTASSQIPTQSAISDAISKDLKARGFRFVGTTICYAYMQAVGLVNDHLVSCFRHDEVARDRTSR; from the coding sequence ATGAGCATTCCGGTTCGTTGTACCTGGCCTGTCAAACCGCTCGACGTGGCATATCACGATGACGAGTGGGGTGTACCGGTACACGACGATCGCACGCTGTTCGAGTTCATCACACTCGAAGGCGCTCAGGCAGGTTTGAGCTGGTCGACGGTGCTCGCCAAACGCGAGCACTACCGCGAGGCCTTTGCGCAGTGGGACGTTGATGCGATCGCGGCATTCGGACCGGACCGGGTCGACACGCTGATGCAGAACGCCGGGCTCGTTCGGCATCGCCAGAAGCTCGTGAGCACGGTGGGCAATGCGCGTGCCTTTCTGGGCGTGCAAGAGGCCTTCGGATCGTTCGACGCGTACCTCTGGCGCTTCGTCGATGGCACGCCGGTCGATCATCGACTGACGGCGTCGAGCCAGATCCCAACGCAGAGTGCCATCTCCGATGCAATTTCCAAAGATCTGAAGGCGCGCGGCTTCCGATTCGTGGGCACCACCATCTGCTATGCGTACATGCAGGCCGTCGGGCTGGTGAACGATCATCTGGTCTCGTGCTTCCGGCACGACGAGGTCGCCCGCGACCGGACCTCCCGCTGA
- a CDS encoding GNAT family N-acetyltransferase encodes MSPTGAPSGQSAQTREVTRTYLEMSAPQQLVLGHPPAVYATLDRIDPCSVETWRALYRQIGEPWHWHDRDAWDQGALAAHLARPEIQIYRVTAELGQDWTEAAGFLELERHTDGSVEIAYIGLDQRVLGRRLGGWLVAEAVKTAFAWGAVRVWLHTCTLDAPAALPNYLARGFLITGVETYQTTV; translated from the coding sequence ATGAGTCCGACCGGTGCACCCTCCGGGCAGTCGGCGCAAACCCGCGAGGTGACGCGGACCTATCTGGAGATGTCCGCTCCTCAGCAATTGGTGCTTGGGCATCCTCCCGCTGTGTATGCCACGCTCGATCGGATAGACCCCTGTTCCGTCGAGACCTGGCGCGCGCTCTATCGGCAGATCGGCGAACCGTGGCACTGGCACGACCGCGACGCGTGGGACCAAGGCGCATTGGCCGCGCATCTCGCGCGCCCGGAGATTCAGATCTATCGCGTGACGGCAGAGCTCGGTCAGGATTGGACTGAGGCGGCTGGCTTCCTCGAGCTCGAACGGCACACCGATGGGTCGGTAGAGATCGCCTACATCGGTCTCGATCAGCGCGTACTGGGCCGTCGACTCGGCGGGTGGCTCGTCGCCGAGGCCGTCAAAACGGCGTTCGCGTGGGGCGCCGTGCGCGTCTGGCTCCACACCTGTACGCTCGACGCGCCGGCGGCGCTACCGAATTATCTCGCTCGCGGATTTTTGATCACGGGGGTCGAGACCTACCAGACGACGGTTTAG
- a CDS encoding CGNR zinc finger domain-containing protein encodes MPVSLSDARRADSRDRPPGPVPPRTRLWLDFVNTDAAAQSPGGDLLRDFESLLSWFKEHGAVDDERAAGIRRRAVLQPAAAAATLVDARRVRAALRVLAEKGNLTDRVRDDAVLEINRVLGRSAGTRRLDARAEGGYARAFVPTGDAFAGLMIPIVESAADSLVEGELARVRRCADPRCHRVFLDGTKNGLRRWCDMGTCGNRAKAARHRARTVTRP; translated from the coding sequence ATGCCCGTCTCCCTCTCCGACGCGCGACGGGCCGACTCGCGCGATCGTCCACCCGGACCCGTGCCCCCTCGCACGAGACTCTGGCTCGACTTCGTCAACACCGATGCCGCCGCGCAATCGCCCGGGGGCGATTTGTTGCGGGACTTCGAGTCGCTCCTGAGCTGGTTCAAGGAGCACGGCGCGGTCGACGACGAGCGAGCGGCGGGGATTCGCCGGCGTGCGGTGCTGCAGCCGGCCGCCGCCGCAGCGACGCTCGTCGACGCACGTCGGGTGCGCGCGGCGCTTCGAGTGCTGGCGGAAAAGGGAAACCTCACCGATCGGGTGCGCGACGATGCCGTCCTGGAGATCAACCGGGTACTCGGACGCAGCGCAGGAACGCGTCGGCTCGACGCGCGCGCCGAGGGCGGGTATGCACGCGCCTTCGTCCCCACGGGAGATGCGTTCGCCGGTCTGATGATCCCGATCGTCGAGTCCGCGGCGGACTCGCTGGTGGAAGGGGAACTGGCACGAGTGCGCCGCTGCGCCGATCCGCGCTGCCATCGCGTGTTTCTCGACGGGACGAAGAACGGACTGCGTCGCTGGTGCGACATGGGGACCTGCGGCAATCGCGCCAAGGCCGCCCGTCATCGGGCGCGCACGGTCACGCGTCCTTGA
- the yjjX gene encoding inosine/xanthosine triphosphatase, with protein sequence MNFPFARVAVGSRNPVKLAAVRAVLERVQPAVELFAVDVASGVPDQPMGDEETQRGARNRAIAALQLTGAELAVGLEGGVVELADGRMRSCAWAVVVDREGVEGLGGSLSMPLPDLVAARIRAGEELGHAMDAIANVVGTKHGRGAVGILTAGLIDRQGAYEPMVAYALAPWLAPAFFAPAEAPAERDLD encoded by the coding sequence ATGAACTTTCCCTTCGCGCGTGTTGCGGTTGGTTCGCGCAACCCGGTCAAGCTGGCGGCGGTGCGCGCCGTCCTGGAGCGCGTCCAGCCGGCCGTGGAGTTGTTCGCGGTTGACGTCGCGAGCGGCGTGCCCGACCAGCCGATGGGCGACGAGGAAACGCAACGGGGCGCCCGCAATCGAGCGATTGCCGCGCTTCAGCTGACCGGCGCCGAGCTTGCGGTTGGGCTCGAGGGCGGTGTGGTCGAGCTCGCGGACGGCCGCATGCGAAGTTGCGCCTGGGCCGTGGTGGTCGATCGCGAGGGTGTCGAGGGGTTGGGCGGCTCGCTGTCGATGCCGCTGCCGGATCTGGTGGCCGCTCGCATACGCGCCGGCGAGGAGCTGGGTCACGCGATGGACGCAATTGCCAACGTCGTCGGCACCAAGCATGGCCGCGGCGCGGTGGGCATCCTGACGGCCGGACTAATCGACCGACAAGGGGCGTATGAGCCGATGGTGGCTTACGCGTTGGCGCCCTGGCTGGCGCCCGCGTTCTTCGCGCCCGCGGAAGCGCCCGCGGAGCGCGACCTCGATTAG
- a CDS encoding sigma-70 family RNA polymerase sigma factor, translating into MDNEAVLLATVPRDATDATDATDASDRGGDRAARRAQFEREALVHLDALYSFALKLARSRDDAEDLVSDTLLRALERWEQYHLGTNIRAWLFTILYHVFVSRKRRIDAREVQQPEDTEGWALFEAVGEADPEGRFYDSFLDDEITRAIRSLPEEYRAAVVLSDLQGLRYAEIANALGVPEGTVKSRLFRGRRLLQRKLANYAVEMGYLKESVVRAVVTPNVTSVVGA; encoded by the coding sequence ATGGACAACGAGGCAGTGTTGCTGGCGACCGTTCCGCGCGACGCGACCGACGCGACCGACGCGACCGACGCGTCGGATCGGGGCGGTGATCGCGCGGCACGTCGTGCGCAGTTCGAGCGCGAGGCGCTGGTGCATCTCGATGCGCTGTACTCCTTCGCGCTGAAACTGGCACGCTCGCGCGATGACGCCGAGGATCTGGTGTCCGACACGCTGCTGCGCGCCCTCGAGCGGTGGGAGCAGTATCATCTCGGCACCAACATCCGCGCCTGGCTGTTCACGATTCTGTACCACGTGTTCGTGAGCCGGAAGCGTCGTATCGATGCGCGCGAAGTGCAGCAGCCGGAAGACACCGAGGGGTGGGCGCTGTTCGAGGCCGTCGGCGAGGCCGATCCGGAGGGACGATTCTACGACTCGTTTCTCGACGACGAGATCACGCGCGCTATCCGCTCGCTTCCCGAAGAGTATCGCGCCGCCGTGGTGTTGAGTGATCTGCAGGGGCTGCGGTATGCCGAGATTGCGAACGCGCTCGGTGTGCCCGAAGGCACGGTGAAGTCTCGGTTGTTCCGCGGGCGCCGTCTGCTCCAGCGTAAGCTCGCCAACTACGCGGTCGAGATGGGCTACTTGAAAGAGTCGGTCGTGCGCGCGGTCGTCACGCCCAATGTGACGTCGGTCGTCGGCGCGTAA
- a CDS encoding GspH/FimT family pseudopilin, with protein MTPIHVSRHAKSPRRRRHGATLIEQLWVLVLTGSLAALAIASGCALFAALDVAMAAQETADLLALARDHAIATGDRTAVRFDEAGVRVVVHVGRDTIAVGDFHGSGLTLEATRDSLSYAPSGLGVGAANLRLILKRSARADTITVSRLGRVQRR; from the coding sequence ATGACACCGATTCACGTTTCGCGCCACGCCAAGAGCCCGCGCCGTCGTCGCCACGGTGCGACGCTGATCGAGCAACTCTGGGTACTCGTGCTCACCGGCAGTCTGGCCGCGCTCGCGATCGCATCGGGCTGTGCGCTCTTCGCCGCGCTCGATGTGGCGATGGCCGCACAGGAAACCGCCGACCTCCTCGCACTCGCGCGCGATCACGCGATCGCCACCGGTGACCGGACCGCCGTGCGCTTCGATGAAGCGGGAGTGCGCGTCGTGGTGCACGTGGGTCGCGACACGATCGCCGTGGGCGACTTCCACGGCAGCGGACTTACGCTCGAGGCCACGCGGGACTCGCTCAGCTACGCGCCATCGGGGCTCGGCGTGGGGGCCGCCAATCTGCGACTCATACTGAAACGAAGCGCCCGAGCCGACACCATCACGGTGTCGCGTCTCGGGCGCGTGCAACGACGATAA